In Ochrobactrum sp. Marseille-Q0166, a single genomic region encodes these proteins:
- the gltX gene encoding glutamate--tRNA ligase — MTLTVRFAPSPTGYIHIGNTRTALSNWLYAKKNGGNFILRYDDTDVERSRQEYADAIAVDLAWLGVTPDRVEYQSKRFDVYAKAVEKLKQAGLLYACYETADELERRRKLRLARRLPPVYGREALKLTDQEKAAFEAEGRKPHWRFLLPNFESDPFTTTRTEVHWDDLVRGPQTVDLASMSDPVLVREDGTYLYTLPSVVDDIDLGITHIIRGDDHVTNSGVQIAIFRALGAEPPVFGHHNLLTTVSGEGLSKRSGALSVGSLRESGYEPMSVASLAILIGTSESVSAAVDMDALAERFDLAAISKSSAKFDPAELDTLNRALLHDMPFEKAKERLEALGISGHQAEPFWLTVRGNLDRFNDVAHWWEIINGNLPEKPELSEEDQAFVREAFKLLPAAPWDKQTWKTWTDAVKAATGRKGKTLFMPLRIALTGQAHGPELADLLVLIGPEKTTIRSL; from the coding sequence ATGACTCTTACCGTTCGTTTTGCACCGTCGCCGACGGGGTATATTCATATTGGCAATACGCGCACCGCGCTTTCAAACTGGCTTTACGCCAAAAAGAACGGTGGCAATTTCATTTTGCGTTACGATGATACAGACGTTGAGCGCTCCAGGCAGGAATATGCAGATGCCATTGCCGTTGATCTCGCGTGGCTGGGCGTTACGCCTGACCGGGTTGAATATCAGTCGAAGCGTTTTGATGTGTATGCCAAAGCCGTCGAAAAGCTGAAGCAGGCCGGTCTTCTTTATGCCTGCTATGAAACGGCCGATGAACTCGAACGCCGCCGCAAGCTGCGTCTCGCGCGTCGTCTGCCGCCAGTTTATGGCCGTGAAGCCCTGAAGCTGACGGATCAGGAGAAGGCAGCTTTTGAAGCCGAAGGCCGCAAGCCACATTGGCGCTTCCTTTTGCCGAATTTCGAAAGCGACCCTTTTACGACCACACGTACTGAAGTTCATTGGGACGATCTGGTGCGTGGCCCGCAGACTGTCGATCTGGCATCGATGTCCGATCCGGTTCTGGTTCGCGAAGACGGCACTTATCTCTACACGCTGCCATCGGTTGTCGATGATATTGATCTTGGTATCACCCACATCATCCGTGGCGACGACCACGTCACCAATTCGGGCGTTCAGATTGCTATCTTCAGGGCGCTCGGTGCCGAGCCGCCGGTCTTTGGACACCACAACCTGCTCACCACGGTTTCGGGTGAGGGTCTTTCGAAACGCTCTGGCGCGCTTTCTGTCGGTAGCTTACGTGAAAGCGGTTATGAACCTATGTCGGTCGCTTCGCTGGCTATTCTGATCGGAACATCCGAGTCCGTTTCGGCAGCGGTAGATATGGATGCCTTGGCAGAACGTTTTGATCTGGCTGCGATTTCAAAGTCGTCGGCAAAATTTGATCCAGCGGAACTTGATACGCTTAACCGGGCCCTGCTCCATGATATGCCTTTCGAAAAAGCAAAAGAGCGTCTTGAAGCACTCGGCATTTCAGGCCATCAGGCAGAGCCTTTCTGGCTGACCGTTCGTGGCAATCTTGATCGCTTCAATGATGTGGCCCATTGGTGGGAGATCATCAACGGCAACTTACCGGAAAAGCCGGAACTGTCTGAGGAAGATCAGGCATTTGTGCGGGAAGCGTTTAAACTGCTACCGGCTGCCCCTTGGGACAAGCAGACGTGGAAGACCTGGACCGACGCTGTGAAAGCGGCAACAGGACGCAAGGGCAAGACGCTGTTCATGCCCCTGCGCATCGCGCTTACGGGGCAGGCGCATGGTCCGGAGCTTGCGGATCTACTGGTTTTGATTGGTCCGGAAAAAACGACGATCCGATCACTCTGA
- a CDS encoding NAD+ synthase, with product MISVNENPDMLRIAVAQLNPVMGDIAGNLAKARVARAEAAKMNADLVMFTELFIAGYPPEDLVLKTAFVAACEKAVAELAKDTADGGPGVIIGTPMQRNSGLHNSIAVLDGGEIIAERFKVDLPNYGEFDEKRVFQPGPMPGPVNFRGVRIGIPICEDIWGDLGVAETLAESGAELLLVPNGSPYHRAKIERRYQVVLKQVIETELPMLYANQIGGQDELVFDGGSFVFNSDKTLSLQMPQFAEAITLTVWKRNGEGWYCEAAEKAKLPEGLEADYAACMLGLRDYVNKNGFKDVVLGLSGGIDSAICTALGVDALGKDRVRCVMLPYRYTSEESLKDAADCAKALGVRYDIVPIAEPVEGFLSALRPMFEGTESGVTEENLQSRARGTILMAISNKFGSMVITTGNKSEMSVGYATLYGDMNGGFNPIKDVYKMQVYALSEWRNNNVPVGSLGPSGEVIPQNIISKAPSAELRENQTDQDSLPPYPVLDDILECLVENEMSNAEIVARGHQLETVQRIEHLLNLAEYKRRQSAPGVKITKKNFGRDRRYPITNRFRDR from the coding sequence ATGATCAGCGTAAACGAGAATCCCGATATGCTTCGTATTGCCGTTGCACAGCTCAATCCTGTTATGGGTGACATCGCCGGAAATCTTGCCAAGGCTCGTGTTGCCCGTGCAGAAGCAGCCAAAATGAACGCCGACCTCGTGATGTTCACAGAGTTGTTTATTGCAGGCTATCCGCCGGAAGATCTTGTTCTCAAGACTGCTTTTGTTGCAGCCTGTGAAAAGGCCGTAGCTGAGCTTGCCAAAGACACGGCTGATGGCGGCCCGGGCGTTATTATCGGCACACCGATGCAACGTAACAGCGGTTTGCATAATTCGATTGCAGTACTCGATGGCGGCGAAATCATCGCCGAGCGTTTCAAGGTCGATTTGCCGAACTACGGGGAATTTGATGAAAAGCGCGTTTTCCAGCCAGGTCCAATGCCTGGCCCCGTCAATTTCCGTGGTGTACGCATCGGTATCCCGATCTGCGAAGATATCTGGGGCGATCTCGGTGTAGCGGAAACGCTGGCTGAAAGTGGTGCTGAACTTCTCTTGGTGCCAAACGGCTCGCCTTATCATCGCGCCAAGATTGAGCGTCGCTATCAGGTCGTGCTGAAGCAGGTTATCGAAACCGAACTCCCAATGCTCTATGCCAATCAGATTGGCGGGCAGGACGAGCTGGTTTTCGATGGTGGCTCTTTTGTGTTCAACTCCGACAAGACCCTTAGCTTGCAGATGCCGCAATTTGCAGAAGCGATCACGCTGACTGTGTGGAAGCGGAACGGCGAGGGCTGGTATTGCGAAGCAGCCGAAAAGGCAAAGCTGCCAGAAGGTCTCGAAGCTGATTATGCAGCCTGTATGCTCGGCCTGCGTGATTATGTGAACAAGAATGGTTTCAAGGACGTTGTGCTTGGTCTGTCAGGTGGTATCGACTCGGCGATCTGTACGGCGTTGGGAGTTGATGCATTGGGTAAGGATCGCGTGCGCTGCGTGATGCTGCCTTATCGTTACACTTCAGAAGAGTCGCTGAAAGATGCTGCCGATTGTGCGAAGGCGCTCGGTGTGCGTTACGACATTGTGCCAATCGCAGAGCCGGTCGAAGGTTTCCTGTCTGCTTTAAGGCCAATGTTTGAAGGTACCGAGAGCGGCGTTACCGAAGAAAACCTGCAAAGCCGCGCGCGTGGCACAATCCTGATGGCAATTTCAAACAAGTTCGGTTCGATGGTTATCACCACGGGCAACAAGTCGGAAATGTCGGTTGGTTATGCAACGCTTTATGGCGACATGAATGGCGGCTTCAACCCCATCAAGGACGTCTATAAGATGCAGGTCTATGCGCTGTCTGAGTGGCGCAACAACAATGTTCCGGTTGGCAGCCTTGGTCCTTCCGGTGAGGTGATCCCGCAGAACATCATTTCAAAGGCACCATCCGCAGAATTGCGTGAAAATCAGACTGATCAGGACAGTCTGCCACCTTATCCTGTATTGGACGACATTCTCGAATGCCTGGTGGAAAACGAAATGAGCAATGCTGAGATCGTCGCGCGTGGCCATCAGCTTGAGACCGTGCAACGGATCGAACATCTCCTTAATCTGGCAGAATACAAGCGCCGTCAATCTGCACCCGGTGTCAAAATTACAAAGAAGAATTTCGGACGTGATCGTCGTTATCCAATAACGAACCGCTTCCGCGACCGCTGA
- a CDS encoding diacylglycerol kinase, whose amino-acid sequence MKRIILAFLNSMRALKHLAKHEKAVQQELVLFLLSLPIAFFLAPSPLAFLLMTGSILFLILVEVLNTGIEATCDAVSRDFHKEIQIAKDCGSLAVLIAIVFVAATWGYILIMTYKT is encoded by the coding sequence ATGAAGCGGATTATTCTGGCGTTTCTCAATTCAATGCGTGCTCTCAAGCATTTGGCCAAGCACGAGAAAGCGGTGCAGCAGGAGCTTGTCCTGTTTCTGCTTTCGCTGCCAATCGCATTTTTCCTCGCTCCAAGTCCGTTGGCATTTCTGCTGATGACGGGATCGATCCTGTTCCTCATTCTGGTTGAAGTGCTCAACACGGGTATTGAGGCCACTTGCGATGCAGTCTCGCGTGATTTTCATAAAGAAATTCAGATTGCAAAGGACTGCGGTTCGCTCGCCGTTCTGATCGCGATTGTGTTTGTGGCTGCTACATGGGGCTATATTCTGATCATGACCTATAAGACCTGA
- a CDS encoding 3-deoxy-7-phosphoheptulonate synthase class II produces MTKNWTPNSWRDKPIKQVPFYPDAQALTDVEARLRTYPPLVFAGEARKLKNQLADVAEGKAFLLQGGDCAESFAEHGADNIRDFFRVFLQMAVVLTFGASKPVVKVGRIAGQFAKPRSSDMEKLNGVELPSYRGDIINGIDFDEASRIPDPQRQDMAYRQSAATLNLLRAFAQGGYANLENVHQWMLGFVGKSPQAERYAALAQRISETMNFMRAIGITSDSNHSLRETDFYTSHEALLLGYEEALTRVDSTSGDWYGTSGHMIWIGDRTRQADHAHIEYCRGIKNPLGLKCGPSLQPDDLIRLIDLLNPENEAGRLTLIARFGYDKVGDHLPQLIRAVEREGRKVIWSCDPMHGNTITAGGYKTRPFDRILKEVESFFAIHRAEGSHPGGIHVEMTGKNVTECTGGARAISAEDLHDRYHTHCDPRLNADQALELAFLLAELLKKERDSGSEKQAVNA; encoded by the coding sequence ATGACGAAGAACTGGACCCCGAATTCCTGGAGAGACAAACCGATCAAGCAAGTGCCGTTTTATCCGGACGCACAGGCTCTGACCGATGTTGAAGCTCGCCTTCGTACCTATCCACCGCTCGTATTTGCAGGTGAAGCCCGCAAGCTGAAGAACCAGCTCGCGGATGTTGCCGAAGGCAAGGCATTTCTGCTTCAGGGCGGCGATTGTGCGGAAAGTTTCGCAGAACATGGCGCGGACAATATCCGCGACTTTTTCCGCGTCTTTTTGCAGATGGCCGTTGTACTGACGTTTGGTGCCTCCAAGCCGGTTGTTAAGGTGGGGCGTATTGCCGGTCAGTTCGCAAAACCGCGTTCTTCCGACATGGAAAAGCTCAATGGCGTCGAGCTGCCGTCATACCGTGGCGACATCATCAACGGCATCGATTTCGATGAAGCTTCGCGTATCCCTGATCCGCAGCGTCAGGACATGGCTTACCGCCAGTCTGCTGCAACGCTTAACCTGCTGCGTGCATTCGCGCAGGGTGGATATGCTAACCTTGAGAACGTGCATCAGTGGATGCTCGGTTTTGTAGGCAAAAGCCCCCAGGCAGAGCGCTATGCCGCGCTGGCTCAGCGTATTTCGGAAACGATGAACTTCATGCGTGCGATAGGGATCACTTCCGATAGCAATCATTCGCTCCGTGAAACCGATTTCTACACCAGCCATGAAGCACTGTTGCTTGGCTATGAAGAAGCGCTCACGCGCGTCGATTCAACTTCCGGCGATTGGTACGGCACTTCAGGTCACATGATCTGGATTGGCGACCGCACACGTCAGGCTGATCACGCGCATATCGAATATTGCCGAGGCATCAAGAACCCGCTCGGTCTGAAATGTGGCCCATCGCTGCAACCGGATGATCTCATCCGTCTCATTGATCTTCTCAACCCTGAAAATGAAGCAGGTCGTCTGACGCTCATCGCTCGTTTCGGTTACGACAAGGTCGGCGATCATCTGCCACAGCTCATCCGTGCTGTTGAGCGGGAAGGCCGCAAGGTTATCTGGTCTTGTGACCCGATGCACGGCAACACCATTACCGCAGGCGGTTACAAGACGCGCCCGTTCGACCGTATTCTCAAGGAAGTTGAATCCTTCTTCGCGATCCATCGCGCTGAGGGTTCGCATCCGGGTGGTATCCATGTCGAAATGACTGGCAAGAACGTTACCGAATGCACCGGCGGCGCTCGTGCAATTTCGGCGGAAGACTTGCACGACCGTTACCATACGCACTGCGATCCACGTCTGAACGCCGATCAGGCGCTTGAGCTGGCCTTCCTTCTGGCAGAATTGCTCAAGAAGGAACGGGACTCCGGTTCGGAAAAACAGGCCGTTAACGCCTGA
- the gor gene encoding glutathione-disulfide reductase, translated as MADYDYDLFVIGGGSGGVRAGRLAGAMGKKVGLAEEYRMGGTCVIRGCVPKKLFVYASQFPEHFEDAVGYGWEVGQRSFDWKKLIEAKDREITRLEGLYRKGLENSKVDIFASRAELIDEHTIELKADGRRITADQILIATGGHPSVHDTLPGSEYCITSNEAFHLEELPKSIVIAGGGYIAVEFANIFHGLGVETTIVYRGKEILSRFDHDLRHLLHETMEAKGIRIICGAVFEKVEKQSDGKLKVSLTNGETLNVGQVMMAIGRKPNTKGLGLDKAGVKTDAQGAIEVDDYSRTSVSNIWAVGDVINRVQLTPVAIHEAMCFLETAFKDNPTKPDHELIATAVFSQPEIGTVGLPEDEAAKKYPELEVYRALFRPMKNTLSGRNEKMLMKLIVDAKSRRVIGAHIMGPDAGEMAQLLGISLKAGATKDDFDRTMAVHPTAAEELVTMYKPTYRVVNGEKVDS; from the coding sequence ATGGCCGACTATGATTATGATCTTTTTGTTATCGGCGGCGGTTCCGGCGGTGTCCGGGCAGGGCGTCTGGCAGGTGCCATGGGCAAGAAGGTTGGTCTGGCGGAAGAATATCGCATGGGTGGAACCTGTGTTATTCGTGGTTGCGTTCCGAAGAAACTCTTTGTGTACGCTTCGCAATTTCCAGAACATTTTGAAGACGCCGTGGGCTATGGCTGGGAAGTGGGGCAAAGAAGCTTCGACTGGAAGAAGCTGATTGAAGCCAAGGACAGGGAAATTACCCGACTTGAAGGCCTGTATCGCAAAGGTCTGGAAAATTCGAAGGTCGATATTTTTGCAAGCCGCGCCGAACTTATTGATGAGCACACTATCGAACTCAAAGCAGACGGCCGCAGGATAACGGCTGATCAGATTTTAATCGCAACCGGCGGTCATCCAAGTGTGCACGACACGTTGCCCGGTAGCGAATATTGCATCACCTCCAACGAAGCGTTTCATTTGGAAGAACTGCCTAAATCTATCGTCATTGCCGGTGGCGGTTATATCGCTGTCGAATTTGCCAATATTTTTCACGGCCTTGGTGTTGAAACGACGATTGTCTATCGAGGCAAGGAAATTTTATCCCGTTTCGATCATGATCTGCGCCACCTGCTTCATGAAACCATGGAAGCAAAAGGTATACGCATCATTTGCGGCGCAGTGTTTGAGAAGGTCGAAAAACAGTCTGATGGCAAGCTGAAAGTTTCGCTGACCAATGGTGAAACGCTAAATGTTGGTCAGGTCATGATGGCTATCGGCCGCAAGCCTAACACAAAGGGTCTGGGCCTCGACAAGGCTGGTGTTAAAACTGATGCGCAGGGCGCTATCGAAGTCGACGACTATTCGCGTACCAGTGTTTCCAACATCTGGGCTGTCGGTGACGTGATCAATCGCGTTCAGTTGACGCCGGTGGCAATCCATGAGGCCATGTGTTTCCTCGAAACGGCCTTTAAGGACAATCCGACCAAACCTGACCATGAGCTCATTGCCACAGCCGTCTTCTCTCAGCCGGAAATTGGCACTGTCGGTTTGCCGGAAGATGAAGCTGCGAAGAAATATCCGGAACTGGAAGTCTATCGCGCTCTGTTTCGCCCGATGAAGAACACGCTGTCTGGTCGCAATGAAAAAATGCTGATGAAGCTCATCGTCGACGCCAAGAGCCGCAGGGTCATCGGCGCTCACATCATGGGGCCGGACGCGGGTGAAATGGCGCAACTACTGGGCATTTCGCTCAAGGCTGGCGCGACGAAGGATGACTTTGATCGCACCATGGCCGTTCACCCGACAGCGGCTGAAGAACTGGTCACCATGTATAAGCCCACCTATCGCGTTGTGAATGGAGAGAAGGTCGACAGCTAA
- a CDS encoding DUF2059 domain-containing protein, whose amino-acid sequence MIPATGFRRLIAPFSALVLMSGIHAASAQEISASHLDAARAAIASISATEQFDEILPSAARALKGELIQKDPNLEALITKTVDEKALALAARRADLETESARAYANAFSEDELKAIATFYNSDAGKKLLAEGPIVTREVVKAANIWQNGIARDLAVSVAEVLAAQAGAAAAPEQPAQQ is encoded by the coding sequence ATGATCCCGGCAACTGGCTTCCGCCGTCTGATTGCACCGTTTTCCGCACTGGTCCTGATGTCAGGGATTCATGCGGCTTCCGCGCAGGAAATTTCCGCATCGCATCTGGACGCTGCTCGTGCAGCGATCGCTTCGATCAGTGCAACAGAGCAGTTCGACGAGATTCTTCCGAGTGCAGCACGCGCGCTCAAGGGTGAGCTTATTCAGAAAGACCCAAATCTCGAAGCACTGATCACCAAGACTGTTGATGAGAAGGCTCTGGCACTTGCAGCCCGTCGTGCTGATCTCGAAACAGAATCAGCCCGCGCCTATGCAAACGCGTTCAGCGAAGATGAACTGAAGGCGATTGCCACTTTCTACAACTCCGATGCAGGCAAGAAGCTGCTTGCAGAAGGTCCGATTGTTACGCGTGAAGTCGTTAAGGCTGCAAACATCTGGCAGAATGGCATTGCCCGTGATCTCGCTGTATCGGTTGCAGAAGTATTGGCAGCTCAGGCTGGTGCCGCCGCTGCTCCAGAGCAGCCTGCTCAGCAGTAA
- the rpiA gene encoding ribose-5-phosphate isomerase RpiA: MDEARKLKIAAAAEALTHVKDGMRLGIGTGSTAEEFVRLLAEKVKSGFNVIGVPTSERTAELCTELGISLTTLEETPHLDLTVDGADEVDSDLSLIKGGGGALLREKIVAAASDSMIVIADGSKVVETLGRFPLPIEVNRFGLSATLRGIERAASECGLAGPLVLRLKDGQPFVTDGGHYIVDASFSRIPDTKILSDALFAVPGVVEHGLFIGLARAAVIAGTDGIRTMNRP; the protein is encoded by the coding sequence ATGGATGAAGCACGCAAGCTGAAAATCGCCGCCGCTGCAGAGGCATTGACGCACGTCAAAGACGGAATGCGTCTTGGAATTGGGACAGGATCGACTGCCGAGGAATTCGTTCGCCTGCTGGCCGAAAAAGTGAAGAGCGGTTTCAACGTTATAGGCGTGCCGACATCTGAACGCACAGCTGAGCTATGCACCGAATTGGGCATTTCACTGACCACACTCGAAGAAACACCGCATCTTGACCTGACTGTTGACGGCGCGGATGAAGTTGATTCCGATCTCTCACTTATCAAGGGTGGTGGTGGTGCGTTGCTGCGTGAAAAAATCGTCGCCGCGGCCTCGGACTCGATGATTGTGATAGCTGATGGTTCAAAGGTTGTCGAAACGCTTGGACGTTTCCCCTTGCCAATCGAAGTCAACCGTTTTGGTCTGAGCGCAACTTTGCGTGGTATTGAAAGAGCCGCATCGGAATGTGGCCTTGCAGGTCCGCTCGTCCTGCGTTTAAAAGATGGCCAGCCGTTTGTAACCGATGGTGGACATTATATCGTGGATGCATCTTTTAGCCGTATTCCCGATACAAAGATTCTCTCTGACGCTCTCTTCGCCGTTCCCGGTGTTGTTGAGCACGGACTTTTTATCGGACTGGCTCGTGCCGCTGTGATCGCAGGCACTGACGGTATCCGAACCATGAACCGGCCTTGA
- a CDS encoding HAD family hydrolase, whose product MSAVNSTPIIVFDLDGTLVETAPDLLDSLNHCLAISGLQTADRESLRRFVGQGGRVMIERAFAAQQKRVDDVKLDHLVEEFRQHYAAHMPGHSTFYPGVLEAMDRFDAHGYTLAVCTNKFEALAVRLLTSMGEAHRFAAICGADTFAYRKPDPRHLTETISKAGGNRDRAIMVGDSRTDIDTAKAAGIPVVAVDFGYTDLPVQHYEPSRVISHYDEFTLDMAEQLLESVADQV is encoded by the coding sequence ATGTCTGCTGTCAATTCCACGCCCATCATCGTTTTCGATCTTGACGGAACTCTGGTCGAAACGGCGCCGGATCTTCTGGACAGTTTAAATCATTGCCTTGCTATTTCAGGTCTTCAAACAGCGGATCGCGAATCCCTCCGTCGCTTTGTTGGACAGGGTGGCCGCGTCATGATCGAGCGGGCTTTTGCTGCACAGCAAAAGCGGGTCGATGATGTCAAGCTGGATCACCTCGTTGAAGAGTTTCGCCAACATTACGCAGCGCATATGCCGGGCCATTCGACATTTTATCCAGGAGTTCTGGAAGCGATGGATCGCTTCGACGCACATGGTTATACGTTAGCGGTTTGCACAAACAAGTTTGAGGCTCTCGCTGTCAGACTGCTGACCTCAATGGGTGAAGCACACCGTTTTGCAGCAATTTGCGGTGCAGACACCTTTGCTTATCGCAAGCCCGATCCACGACATCTGACCGAGACGATCTCAAAGGCTGGTGGAAATCGCGACCGTGCTATAATGGTTGGCGACAGCCGCACAGATATTGACACTGCAAAAGCAGCGGGCATTCCTGTGGTTGCTGTCGATTTCGGTTATACTGACCTGCCGGTACAACACTATGAGCCGAGCCGCGTTATCTCTCATTATGATGAGTTCACGCTCGATATGGCTGAACAGCTTCTCGAATCCGTGGCAGATCAGGTTTGA